CACCGTTTCTCGACATCACGCCTCTCGTATCCTGTTGCCAGGAACGGGGACTGCTCGGTCTCGCCTTTCATCCCGATTACGAGGTGAACGGGCAGTTCTACGTGAACTACACGGATCCGCGCGGGGACACCCGAATCGTGCGCTACACGGTGTCCCCGGACCCCAGCCTCGCCGATCCCGCTTCGGCAGCGGTGCTACTCGTGATCCAGCAGCCGTTCGGAAACCACAACGGCGGCCAGCTCGCCTTCGGGCCCGACGGATATCTCTTCATCGCCGTCGGTGACGGGGGCTCGGCGGGGGATCCGTTCGACAACGGACAGAACGGCCTCTCCCTGTTGGGAAAGATCCTGCGCATCGACGTCGACTCGGGAACACCTTATGCCATCCCGGTCGACAACCCCTTTCGGTTCGACCCAGGAGCTCGCGACGAGGTTTGGGCGACCGGATTGAGGAATCCCTGGCGGTTCAGTTTCGACAGACTCACGGGAGATCTCTTCGTCGCCGATGTCGGGCAGAACGCGTGGGAGGAGGTCAACTTCGAGCCGGTCACGAGCGCGGGCGGCAACAACTACGGCTGGCGGCGGATGGAGGGAGCTCACTGCTTCGACCCCCAATCGGGATGCGGCGAGGAGGGCTTCGTTCTTCCCATTCTCGAGTACTCCCACGCCGAAGGCTGCTCGGTTACCGGAGGGTTTCGCTATCGGGGAAGCCAGATCCCCGAGCTCTTCGGTCACTACGTTTTCGGAGATTTCTGCTCCGGGCGAATTTGGAGCGCGACCGTCGACGAGGGCGGACTCTGGACTCGTAGCGAGCTTCTCAGCACGTCG
The sequence above is a segment of the Vicinamibacteria bacterium genome. Coding sequences within it:
- a CDS encoding PQQ-dependent sugar dehydrogenase; protein product: MHRAARLVLAVVAMFPFSGLYGASIDLRLVADALDRPLAMAHAGDGSGRLFIVEQVGRIRVVDGSALMPTPFLDITPLVSCCQERGLLGLAFHPDYEVNGQFYVNYTDPRGDTRIVRYTVSPDPSLADPASAAVLLVIQQPFGNHNGGQLAFGPDGYLFIAVGDGGSAGDPFDNGQNGLSLLGKILRIDVDSGTPYAIPVDNPFRFDPGARDEVWATGLRNPWRFSFDRLTGDLFVADVGQNAWEEVNFEPVTSAGGNNYGWRRMEGAHCFDPQSGCGEEGFVLPILEYSHAEGCSVTGGFRYRGSQIPELFGHYVFGDFCSGRIWSATVDEGGLWTRSELLSTSLSISSFGEDEAGELYVVDLGGAVYRFERDSDIGQGELGSR